The proteins below are encoded in one region of Candidatus Aminicenantes bacterium:
- the mutL gene encoding DNA mismatch repair endonuclease MutL, with protein sequence MARIHLLAETVFRKIAAGEVIERPLSAVKELVENAIDAGAGAISIALKAGGKEMIRVEDNGSGFAVDEIEIAFQRHTTSKLSELEDLNHLQTLGFRGEALPSILEVADIELFSADNDLGQGWCYRFGHGRLQEKEACACRRGSIIVVSRLFADFPVRAKFMKSDQGELRPITAFLEVTALARPAVSFSLQHNGRSVFSYPAAADLRERVYQVFGKEFMDGLQAVDFTLGDYRLVGFISAANTGVSNKGRQFFIVNGRPVKEKTILAAFNNTYQ encoded by the coding sequence GTGGCCAGAATCCATCTGTTAGCCGAGACGGTGTTTCGCAAGATCGCCGCCGGGGAGGTGATCGAGCGGCCGCTCTCGGCGGTCAAGGAATTGGTCGAAAACGCCATCGATGCCGGGGCTGGCGCCATCTCCATCGCGCTCAAGGCCGGCGGCAAGGAGATGATCCGGGTCGAGGACAACGGCAGCGGTTTTGCCGTTGACGAGATCGAGATCGCCTTTCAGCGCCACACCACATCCAAGCTGAGCGAGCTTGAGGATCTGAACCATTTGCAAACCTTGGGTTTTCGCGGCGAAGCCCTGCCCTCCATCCTGGAAGTGGCCGACATCGAACTGTTCAGCGCCGACAACGACCTGGGGCAGGGCTGGTGCTACCGCTTCGGCCATGGCCGGCTTCAGGAAAAGGAAGCCTGCGCCTGCCGCCGGGGCAGCATTATCGTCGTCAGCCGCCTTTTCGCCGATTTTCCGGTGCGCGCCAAGTTCATGAAGAGCGACCAGGGGGAGCTCCGTCCGATCACGGCCTTCCTGGAGGTGACCGCCCTGGCCCGTCCGGCCGTCTCCTTTTCTTTGCAGCACAACGGGCGGAGCGTTTTTTCCTATCCGGCCGCCGCCGATTTACGCGAGCGCGTCTACCAGGTTTTCGGCAAGGAGTTCATGGACGGGTTGCAAGCCGTCGATTTCACATTGGGCGATTACCGGCTGGTCGGATTCATTTCCGCCGCCAACACCGGGGTCAGCAACAAGGGGCGGCAATTCTTCATCGTCAACGGCCGCCCGGTCAAGGAGAAGACCATCCTGGCCGCTTTCAACAATACCTACCAGA